In Schistocerca serialis cubense isolate TAMUIC-IGC-003099 chromosome 3, iqSchSeri2.2, whole genome shotgun sequence, the following proteins share a genomic window:
- the LOC126471175 gene encoding uncharacterized protein LOC126471175, with amino-acid sequence MKVQLGTHLLSNSVTDAIQYCCDMKLPGFEEASGTVKFIRIFSCLYVVCNYRILLQSGFKKALNTANYSAVEGFVLKAQKYIKELTVSPNPQAIKVIDSDRKTGFIGFVFYSCLAN; translated from the coding sequence atgaagGTGCAACTGGGTACTCACCTGCTTAGCAATTCTGTGACAGATGCTATACAGTACTGTTGTGATATGAAACTCCCAGGATTTGAAGAGGCATCTGGAACAGTAAAATTTAtacgcattttcagctgtctctaTGTTGTCTGCAATTACAGAATACTTTTACAAAGTGGTTTCAAGAAGGCATTAAATACAGCAAATTATAGTGCTGTAGAGGGATTTGTTTTAAAGGCACAGAAGTACATCAAGGAACTCACTGTCAGTCCAAATCCTCAAGCAATCAAAGTTATTGACTCAGATAGAAAGACAGGATTTATTGGATTTGTGTTTTACTCATGTTTAGCAAATTAG